From a region of the Actinomadura luzonensis genome:
- a CDS encoding ABC transporter permease, protein MTAPLDVPGSASEAQPELVLAGAGKAIQGRSLTRIAWMRLRRDKIALGGGIVVVLLILVAIFSGPIISAFGHDPLEFHQDAIDQSTLLPKGTFGNIGGEYLLGVEPVNGRDIFSRIVAGAGISLLIGFLATMLSVIIGTVLGVIAGYFGGWVDQVIGRIMDVFLAFPLLVFAIALAGVVPDKGFGLEGNGLRIAMLIFIIGFFSWPSIGRIVRGQTLSLREREFVDAARSLGARHGYILFREVLPNLMAPILVYATLLIPTNILFEAALSFLGVGINPPTPTWGGMLSEAVRFYTLPHFVLFPGLAIFITVLAFNLFGDGLRDAFDPRAH, encoded by the coding sequence ATGACCGCGCCGCTTGACGTTCCCGGCTCCGCGTCAGAAGCGCAACCGGAGTTGGTGCTCGCGGGAGCGGGCAAGGCCATCCAGGGACGGTCCCTCACCAGGATCGCCTGGATGCGGCTGCGGCGGGACAAGATCGCCCTCGGCGGCGGCATCGTGGTCGTCCTGCTCATCCTGGTGGCGATCTTCTCCGGGCCCATCATCTCCGCCTTCGGGCACGACCCGCTGGAGTTCCACCAGGACGCGATCGACCAGAGCACGCTCCTGCCCAAGGGCACCTTCGGCAACATCGGCGGCGAGTACCTGCTCGGCGTCGAGCCGGTCAACGGCCGCGACATCTTCAGCCGCATCGTCGCCGGCGCCGGCATCTCGCTGCTCATCGGCTTCCTCGCCACCATGCTCTCGGTCATCATCGGCACCGTGCTCGGCGTCATCGCCGGCTACTTCGGCGGCTGGGTCGACCAGGTCATCGGCCGCATCATGGACGTCTTCCTCGCCTTCCCGCTGCTGGTCTTCGCGATCGCGCTGGCGGGCGTCGTCCCCGACAAGGGGTTCGGGCTGGAGGGCAACGGGCTGCGCATCGCCATGCTGATCTTCATCATCGGCTTCTTCAGCTGGCCCAGCATCGGCCGCATCGTGCGCGGGCAGACCCTGTCGCTGCGCGAGCGGGAGTTCGTCGACGCCGCCCGCAGCCTCGGCGCGCGCCACGGCTACATCCTCTTCCGCGAGGTCCTGCCCAACCTCATGGCGCCGATCCTGGTGTACGCGACCCTGCTCATCCCGACCAACATCCTGTTCGAGGCCGCGCTCTCCTTCCTGGGCGTCGGCATCAACCCGCCCACCCCGACCTGGGGCGGCATGCTGTCGGAGGCCGTGCGCTTCTACACGCTGCCGCACTTCGTGCTCTTCCCGGGCCTGGCGATCTTCATCACGGTCCTGGCGTTCAACCTGTTCGGCGACGGGCTGAGGGACGCCTTCGACCCCCGCGCGCACTGA
- a CDS encoding cellulose synthase: MDFNQIAWLPLCVGVTAAGLVLSFLAFRRRGAASGLRVMAWALLPLAAYLTGALQALWNIGTTAVGFVTGLVLNPAVWAGIAVAGLAAVLFVVSGFLRGRKLAVGRRKTSGEGQRPAAATGAAQRPAAPGAKPKPAVAAQQPAQPAQKPGQKRPAAGAGAAGDDDFSDIEELLKRRGIS, translated from the coding sequence ATGGACTTCAACCAGATCGCCTGGTTGCCGTTGTGCGTCGGCGTGACGGCGGCGGGCCTGGTCCTGAGCTTCCTGGCGTTCCGCCGCCGGGGAGCGGCGTCGGGCCTGCGGGTGATGGCGTGGGCGCTGCTGCCGCTGGCGGCCTACCTCACGGGCGCGTTGCAGGCGTTGTGGAACATCGGCACCACCGCCGTGGGCTTCGTCACCGGCCTGGTGCTCAACCCGGCCGTGTGGGCCGGCATCGCCGTGGCGGGCCTGGCGGCCGTGCTGTTCGTGGTGTCCGGGTTCCTGCGCGGCCGCAAGCTGGCCGTCGGCCGCAGGAAGACCTCGGGCGAGGGGCAGCGGCCCGCCGCGGCCACGGGCGCGGCACAGCGGCCCGCCGCGCCGGGCGCCAAGCCCAAGCCGGCCGTCGCCGCCCAGCAGCCCGCCCAGCCAGCCCAGAAGCCTGGGCAGAAGCGCCCCGCCGCAGGCGCCGGCGCGGCAGGCGACGACGACTTTTCCGACATCGAGGAGCTGCTCAAGCGTCGCGGGATCAGCTGA
- a CDS encoding HAD family hydrolase: MDAVFFDMDGLLVDSERVWLEIETAVMARLGAAWTPEHQAHLVGGSMERTVGYMLAVSGAAVPPATVRDWMVSGMVERLTAGVPVMPGAAELLDAVRAAGVPVGLVTSSLREIADAVLKSVGRERFDVVVTADDVTRTKPDPEPYLTAASLLGAEPVRCVVLEDSPSGVAAATAAGCAVVAVPSLLPIEPAPGRLVVPSLTSVTLPDLHALLPTHP; the protein is encoded by the coding sequence ATGGACGCGGTCTTCTTCGACATGGACGGGCTGCTGGTCGACAGCGAGCGGGTCTGGCTGGAGATCGAGACGGCGGTGATGGCCCGGCTGGGCGCCGCATGGACACCCGAGCACCAGGCCCACCTGGTCGGCGGCTCCATGGAGCGCACGGTCGGCTACATGCTGGCCGTCTCCGGCGCCGCCGTGCCGCCCGCCACCGTCCGCGACTGGATGGTGTCGGGCATGGTGGAGCGGCTGACGGCCGGGGTCCCGGTCATGCCGGGCGCCGCCGAGCTGCTGGACGCCGTACGCGCGGCCGGGGTGCCGGTGGGGCTGGTCACCTCGTCGCTGCGGGAGATCGCCGACGCCGTGCTCAAGAGCGTCGGGCGCGAGCGCTTCGACGTGGTGGTCACGGCCGACGACGTGACGCGCACCAAGCCCGACCCCGAGCCGTACCTGACGGCGGCGAGCCTGCTCGGGGCGGAGCCGGTGCGGTGCGTGGTGCTGGAGGACTCGCCGAGCGGGGTGGCGGCGGCGACGGCGGCGGGGTGCGCGGTGGTGGCCGTCCCCAGCCTCCTGCCCATCGAACCCGCCCCCGGCCGCCTCGTCGTCCCCTCCCTCACCTCCGTCACCCTCCCCGACCTCCACGCCCTCCTCCCCACCCACCCCTGA
- the metH gene encoding methionine synthase: MSISPSFRQVLDQRVIVADGAMGTMLQAQDPTLDDFHGHEGCNEVLNVTRPDIVRGVHDAYFAVGVDCVETNTFGANLAALGEYDIADRVFEFSEAGARIAREAADHWSTPDQPRFVLGSMGPGTKLPTLGHLPYASLRDAYRDNAAGLIAGGADALIIETCQDLLQVKAAVIGAKRAVEDAGRDIPVIAQVTIETNGAMLLGSEIGAALTAIEPLGVDIIGLNCATGPAEMSEHLRYLARHSRLRLSCMPNAGLPVLTSDGAYYPLSAGELADAHAAFTRDYGLSLVGGCCGTTPEHLRQVVERVRGKESAARRPHPEPGVSSLYQSVPFRQDTSFLAIGERCNTNGSKAFREAMLEGRWDDCVEMAREQARGGAHMLDLCVDYVGRDGVADMKELAFRFATASTLPIMLDSTEPDVLRAGLEMLGGRAAVNSVNYEDGDGPDSRFQKIMRLVREHGAAVVALTIDEEGQARTADWKVRVASRLIDDLVANWGMRVEDIIVDTLTFPIATGQEETRRDGLETIEAIRELKRRYPGVQTTLGVSNISFGLNPAARMVLNSVFLNECVNAGLDSAIVHASKILPMARIPDEQRQVALDMVYDRRREGYDPLQRFMDLFEGVDAAALRAGKAEELASLPLWERLKRRIIDGERKGLEADLDTALDQRPALEIINEVLLDGMKTVGELFGSGQMQLPFVLQSAEVMKAAVAYLEPHMDRVEGETKGRIVLATVKGDVHDIGKNLVDIILSNNGYQVVNLGIKQPVSAILEAADEQRADVIGMSGLLVKSTVVMKENLEEMNSRGLSERYPVLLGGAALTRAYVEQDLAEVFEGEVRYARDAFEGLRLMDAFMAVKRGEKGASLPPLRERRVKTGAVLQRTPVEELPARSDVALDNPVPAAPFLGDRIVKGVSLADYAAFLDERALFLGQWGLKPTRGGDGPGYEELVETEGRPRLRMWLERIQTEGLLEAAVVYGHFPCVSDGDSLIILDESGGERTRFTFPRQRRDRHLCLSDFFRPKSSGETDVVAFQVVTMGAKIAEATAELFAKDAYRDYLELHGLSVQLTEALAEYWHARVRAEWGIGGDESLDDMLKVNVQGCRYSFGYPACPNLEDQVQLFQLLDPERIGVTLSEEFQLHPEQATSALVAHHPEAKYFNV; encoded by the coding sequence ATGAGCATCTCCCCGTCCTTCCGCCAAGTGCTCGACCAGCGCGTCATCGTCGCCGACGGCGCCATGGGCACGATGCTCCAGGCGCAAGACCCGACCCTCGACGACTTCCACGGCCACGAGGGCTGCAACGAGGTGCTCAACGTCACCCGTCCCGACATCGTGCGGGGCGTCCACGACGCCTACTTCGCGGTCGGCGTCGACTGCGTCGAGACCAACACCTTCGGCGCCAACCTCGCCGCGCTCGGCGAGTACGACATCGCCGACCGCGTCTTCGAGTTCTCCGAGGCCGGCGCCCGCATCGCCCGCGAGGCCGCCGACCACTGGTCCACGCCGGACCAGCCGCGCTTCGTCCTCGGCTCGATGGGCCCCGGCACCAAGCTGCCCACGCTCGGCCACCTGCCCTACGCCAGCCTGCGCGACGCCTACCGCGACAACGCCGCCGGCCTCATCGCGGGCGGCGCCGACGCGCTCATCATCGAGACCTGCCAGGACCTGCTCCAGGTCAAGGCCGCCGTCATCGGCGCCAAGCGGGCCGTCGAGGACGCCGGCCGCGACATCCCGGTCATCGCCCAGGTCACCATCGAGACCAACGGCGCCATGCTGCTCGGCTCCGAGATCGGCGCCGCGCTCACCGCGATCGAGCCGCTCGGCGTCGACATCATCGGCCTCAACTGCGCGACCGGCCCCGCCGAGATGAGCGAGCACCTGCGCTACCTCGCCCGCCACTCCCGGCTGCGGCTGAGCTGCATGCCCAACGCCGGCCTGCCCGTCCTCACCTCCGACGGCGCCTACTACCCGCTGTCGGCGGGCGAGCTGGCCGACGCCCACGCCGCCTTCACCCGCGACTACGGGCTGTCCCTGGTCGGCGGCTGCTGCGGCACCACCCCCGAGCACCTGCGCCAGGTCGTCGAGCGGGTGCGCGGCAAGGAGAGCGCCGCCCGCCGCCCGCACCCCGAGCCGGGCGTCTCCTCGCTCTACCAGAGCGTCCCGTTCCGCCAGGACACCTCGTTCCTGGCCATCGGCGAGCGCTGCAACACCAACGGCTCCAAGGCCTTCCGCGAGGCCATGCTGGAGGGCCGCTGGGACGACTGCGTCGAGATGGCCCGCGAGCAGGCCCGCGGCGGCGCCCACATGCTCGACCTGTGCGTCGACTACGTCGGCCGCGACGGCGTGGCCGACATGAAGGAGCTGGCCTTCCGCTTCGCCACCGCCTCCACCCTGCCCATCATGCTCGACTCCACCGAGCCGGACGTGCTGCGCGCGGGCCTGGAGATGCTCGGCGGCCGGGCCGCCGTCAACTCCGTCAACTACGAGGACGGCGACGGCCCCGACTCCCGCTTCCAGAAGATCATGCGGCTGGTGCGCGAGCACGGCGCCGCCGTGGTCGCCCTCACCATCGACGAGGAGGGCCAGGCCCGCACCGCCGACTGGAAGGTCCGCGTCGCCTCCCGCCTCATCGACGACCTCGTCGCCAACTGGGGCATGCGGGTCGAGGACATCATCGTCGACACCCTCACCTTCCCCATCGCCACCGGCCAGGAGGAGACCCGCCGCGACGGCCTGGAGACCATCGAGGCCATCCGCGAGCTCAAGCGCCGCTACCCCGGCGTGCAGACCACGCTCGGCGTCTCCAACATCAGCTTCGGCCTCAACCCGGCCGCCCGCATGGTGCTCAACTCCGTCTTCCTCAACGAGTGCGTCAACGCCGGCCTCGACTCGGCCATCGTGCACGCCTCCAAGATCCTGCCGATGGCGCGCATCCCCGACGAGCAGCGCCAGGTCGCGCTCGACATGGTCTACGACCGCCGCCGCGAGGGCTACGACCCGCTGCAGCGCTTCATGGACCTGTTCGAGGGCGTCGACGCCGCCGCGCTGCGCGCCGGCAAGGCCGAGGAGCTGGCCTCGCTGCCGCTGTGGGAGCGGCTCAAGCGGCGCATCATCGACGGCGAGCGCAAGGGCCTGGAGGCCGACCTCGACACCGCCCTCGACCAGCGCCCCGCCCTGGAGATCATCAACGAGGTGCTGCTCGACGGCATGAAGACCGTCGGCGAGCTGTTCGGCTCCGGGCAGATGCAGCTGCCGTTCGTGCTGCAGTCGGCCGAGGTCATGAAGGCCGCCGTCGCCTACCTCGAACCGCACATGGATCGCGTCGAGGGCGAGACGAAGGGCCGCATCGTGCTGGCCACCGTCAAGGGCGACGTCCACGACATCGGCAAGAACCTCGTCGACATCATCCTGTCCAACAACGGCTACCAGGTCGTCAACCTCGGCATCAAGCAGCCGGTCTCGGCCATCCTGGAGGCCGCCGACGAGCAGAGGGCCGACGTCATCGGCATGTCCGGCCTGCTGGTCAAGTCGACCGTGGTGATGAAGGAGAACCTGGAGGAGATGAACTCCAGGGGCCTGTCCGAGCGCTACCCGGTGCTGCTCGGCGGCGCCGCGCTCACCCGCGCCTACGTCGAGCAGGACCTCGCCGAGGTGTTCGAGGGCGAGGTGCGCTACGCCCGCGACGCCTTCGAAGGGCTGCGGCTCATGGACGCGTTCATGGCCGTCAAGCGCGGCGAGAAGGGCGCCTCGCTGCCGCCGCTGCGCGAGCGGCGGGTCAAGACCGGCGCGGTGCTCCAGCGCACCCCGGTCGAGGAGCTGCCCGCCCGCTCCGACGTGGCGCTCGACAACCCGGTCCCGGCGGCCCCCTTCCTCGGCGACCGCATCGTCAAGGGCGTCTCGCTGGCCGACTACGCGGCCTTCCTCGACGAGCGCGCGCTGTTCCTCGGCCAGTGGGGCCTCAAGCCCACCCGGGGCGGCGACGGCCCCGGGTACGAGGAGCTGGTCGAGACCGAGGGCCGGCCGCGGCTGCGCATGTGGCTGGAGCGCATCCAGACCGAGGGCCTGCTGGAGGCCGCCGTCGTCTACGGCCACTTCCCGTGCGTCAGCGACGGCGACTCCCTGATCATCCTCGACGAGTCCGGCGGCGAGCGCACCCGCTTCACCTTCCCGCGCCAGCGCCGCGACCGCCACCTGTGCCTGTCGGACTTCTTCCGCCCGAAGAGCTCCGGCGAGACCGACGTGGTCGCCTTCCAGGTCGTCACCATGGGCGCGAAGATCGCCGAGGCCACGGCCGAGCTGTTCGCCAAGGACGCCTACCGCGACTACCTCGAACTGCACGGCCTGTCGGTGCAGCTCACCGAGGCGCTGGCCGAGTACTGGCACGCCCGGGTGCGCGCCGAATGGGGCATCGGCGGCGACGAGTCGCTGGACGACATGCTCAAGGTCAACGTCCAGGGCTGCCGCTACTCCTTCGGCTACCCCGCCTGCCCCAACCTGGAGGACCAGGTGCAGCTCTTCCAGCTCCTCGACCCCGAGCGCATCGGCGTGACCCTGTCGGAGGAGTTCCAGCTCCACCCCGAGCAGGCCACGTCCGCGCTGGTCGCGCACCACCCCGAGGCCAAGTACTTCAACGTCTGA
- a CDS encoding universal stress protein, whose amino-acid sequence MAYRTVLVGTDGSASSFRAVTAAASLAAATGATLVLACAYLPMRESERAAAADRLGGLAYKVSGSTPADDALRAAREHAVAAGAADVVLAAEEGEAVDVLVALAARHRADLVVVGNRGLNSLAGRLLGSVPSGVLHRAACDVLVAHTTDGGR is encoded by the coding sequence ATGGCCTATCGCACCGTGCTCGTCGGCACCGACGGCTCCGCCTCCTCCTTCCGCGCCGTGACCGCGGCGGCGTCGCTGGCCGCGGCGACCGGCGCGACCCTCGTCCTGGCCTGCGCGTACCTGCCGATGCGGGAGAGCGAGCGGGCGGCCGCCGCCGACCGGCTGGGCGGGCTGGCGTACAAGGTGAGCGGGTCCACGCCCGCCGACGACGCGCTGCGGGCGGCGCGCGAGCACGCGGTGGCGGCGGGGGCCGCGGACGTGGTGCTCGCCGCCGAGGAGGGCGAGGCCGTGGACGTGCTGGTCGCCCTGGCCGCGCGGCACCGGGCCGACCTCGTCGTGGTGGGCAACCGGGGGCTCAACAGCCTGGCCGGGCGGCTGCTGGGCTCGGTGCCGTCGGGGGTGCTGCACCGGGCGGCGTGCGACGTGCTGGTCGCGCACACGACGGACGGCGGCCGCTGA
- a CDS encoding PAC2 family protein yields the protein MIELEGLPELVDPVLIAAFEGWNDAGEASSGVIAHLESAWKAEPLIALDPDDYYDFQVTRPVVEMSEGLTQSIVWPTTRLLRARPPGVERDVVLLRGIEPNMRWRSFCADIIEICRELGVELAVMLGALLNDSPHTRPVPILGGATNEGLARSTNLELSRYEGPTGIVGVLQHAFGHAGLDAISLWASVPHYVAQPPNPKATLALLRRLEDVLEIPMPLGDLDEEARAWERGVDELASQDSEVAEYVKELEERKDAAELPEASGDAIAAEFERYLRRRDRDTDT from the coding sequence GTGATTGAGCTTGAAGGGCTCCCCGAGCTCGTCGACCCGGTGCTCATTGCCGCGTTCGAGGGGTGGAACGACGCGGGCGAGGCCTCCAGCGGAGTCATCGCGCACCTCGAGTCCGCGTGGAAGGCCGAGCCGCTCATCGCGCTCGACCCCGACGACTACTACGACTTCCAGGTGACGCGGCCCGTGGTGGAGATGAGCGAGGGGCTCACCCAGTCGATCGTCTGGCCGACCACCAGGCTGCTGCGCGCCCGCCCGCCGGGCGTCGAGCGCGACGTGGTGCTGCTGCGCGGCATCGAGCCCAACATGCGCTGGCGCTCGTTCTGCGCCGACATCATCGAGATCTGCCGCGAGCTGGGCGTGGAGCTGGCCGTCATGCTCGGCGCGCTGCTCAACGACTCCCCGCACACCCGTCCCGTCCCGATCCTCGGCGGCGCCACCAACGAGGGGCTGGCCCGCTCGACCAATCTGGAGCTGAGCCGCTACGAGGGCCCGACGGGCATCGTCGGGGTGCTGCAGCACGCCTTCGGCCACGCCGGTCTCGACGCGATCTCGCTGTGGGCGTCGGTCCCCCACTACGTCGCCCAGCCGCCCAACCCCAAGGCCACGCTGGCGCTGCTGCGCCGGCTGGAGGACGTCCTGGAGATCCCGATGCCGCTCGGCGACCTCGACGAGGAGGCGCGGGCCTGGGAGCGCGGCGTCGACGAGCTGGCCTCGCAGGACTCCGAGGTGGCCGAGTACGTCAAGGAGCTGGAGGAGCGCAAGGACGCCGCCGAGCTGCCGGAGGCCAGCGGCGACGCGATCGCCGCCGAGTTCGAGCGCTACCTGCGCCGCCGCGACCGCGACACCGACACCTGA
- a CDS encoding sirohydrochlorin chelatase, with translation MPAPALVLAAHGTRSAAGEASLAALAEAVRRARPGRRVELSYLEISSPPLAGVLAAVPGPVVVVPLLLAGGYHVHIDLPEVIAAHRPDAVVAGWLGPHRLLTGVLTRKLARAGLRATDAVVLGAAGSSDPAALADVRAAARMLAVRLARPVTAAFVSAGTPSLEEAMARLGSTPAARVAIASYVLAPGFFHDRLAAAGAGLVSEPLGADPDVAALVWRRYDEALLAGAAGAGSSRSSRTTSRALASRDGQASSPTNISM, from the coding sequence ATGCCCGCGCCCGCACTGGTCCTGGCCGCGCACGGCACGCGCAGCGCCGCCGGCGAGGCGAGCCTGGCCGCTCTGGCCGAAGCCGTCAGGCGGGCGCGTCCCGGGCGGCGGGTCGAGCTGAGCTACCTCGAGATCAGCTCGCCCCCGCTGGCCGGCGTGCTCGCGGCCGTGCCCGGCCCGGTGGTGGTGGTCCCGCTGCTGCTGGCGGGCGGCTACCACGTGCACATCGACCTGCCCGAGGTCATCGCCGCGCACCGGCCCGACGCCGTCGTGGCCGGCTGGCTCGGCCCGCACCGGCTGCTGACCGGCGTGCTGACCCGCAAGCTCGCCCGCGCGGGCCTCCGCGCCACCGACGCGGTCGTGCTCGGCGCGGCCGGCTCCTCCGACCCCGCCGCCCTGGCCGACGTCAGGGCCGCCGCCCGCATGCTCGCCGTGCGGCTGGCCCGGCCGGTCACCGCGGCCTTCGTCTCGGCGGGCACGCCGTCGCTGGAGGAGGCCATGGCGCGGCTCGGCTCGACGCCGGCCGCGCGGGTGGCGATCGCCTCGTACGTGCTGGCGCCCGGCTTCTTCCACGACCGGCTGGCCGCGGCCGGCGCCGGCCTGGTGAGCGAGCCCCTGGGGGCCGACCCCGACGTGGCGGCGCTGGTCTGGCGGCGCTACGACGAGGCCCTGCTCGCGGGGGCCGCGGGCGCCGGTTCGAGCCGCAGCTCGCGCACCACCTCCCGGGCGCTCGCCTCGCGCGACGGGCAGGCGTCCTCGCCGACGAACATCTCGATGTAG
- a CDS encoding uroporphyrinogen-III synthase: MTALTVDSGSSPETAPDALSGFTVGVTATRRREEFGALLERRGARVVSAPAIRLVPLAEDADLLAATRLALAAPLDDVVVTTGVGFRGWMAAAEGWGLSADLGEHLTGARLLTRGPKARGAVRAAGLNDHWTPATESCQEVKQYLLAQDLRGRRVAVQQHGEPLSDFVAELRAAGAEVIEIPVYRWLPYRDISPLRRLISQTVSGSVDAVAFTSAPAVHAMLGAARADGLEESLLAAFSGPVVAACVGPVTADPLTSRGVPTLQPDRSRLGALARALARHLPEHGVTRLVAGGHRLEIRGHAVVVDGELRPLPPAPMAVLKRLADKPGHVVSRADLRTVLPGSVARDSAEHAVEMAITRLRRALGPAGIVETVVKRGYRLACQYEAGA, from the coding sequence ATGACCGCTCTCACCGTCGACAGCGGCTCGTCCCCGGAGACGGCGCCCGACGCGCTGTCGGGCTTCACCGTCGGCGTGACCGCCACCCGGCGGCGCGAGGAGTTCGGCGCCCTGCTGGAGCGCCGCGGCGCCCGCGTGGTCAGCGCCCCCGCCATCCGGCTGGTGCCGCTGGCCGAGGACGCCGACCTGCTCGCCGCCACCCGGCTCGCCCTCGCCGCGCCGCTCGACGACGTGGTCGTCACCACCGGCGTCGGCTTCCGCGGCTGGATGGCCGCCGCCGAGGGCTGGGGCCTGTCGGCCGACCTCGGCGAGCACCTGACCGGCGCCCGCCTGCTCACCCGCGGGCCCAAGGCGAGGGGCGCGGTGCGCGCCGCCGGGCTCAACGACCACTGGACGCCCGCCACCGAGTCCTGCCAGGAGGTCAAGCAGTACCTGCTCGCCCAGGACCTGCGCGGCCGGCGCGTCGCCGTCCAGCAGCACGGCGAGCCGCTCAGCGACTTCGTGGCCGAGCTGCGCGCCGCCGGGGCCGAGGTGATCGAGATCCCGGTCTACCGGTGGCTGCCGTACCGCGACATCTCGCCGCTGCGCCGGCTGATCAGCCAGACCGTGTCCGGCTCGGTGGACGCCGTCGCGTTCACCAGCGCCCCGGCCGTGCACGCCATGCTCGGCGCGGCCCGCGCCGACGGCCTGGAGGAGTCGTTGCTGGCCGCCTTCAGCGGGCCCGTCGTGGCCGCCTGCGTGGGCCCGGTCACCGCCGACCCGCTCACCTCGCGCGGCGTGCCCACCCTGCAGCCGGACCGCTCGCGGCTCGGCGCGCTGGCCCGCGCCCTGGCCAGGCACCTGCCCGAGCACGGCGTCACCCGGCTCGTGGCCGGCGGCCACCGGCTGGAGATCCGCGGCCACGCCGTGGTCGTGGACGGCGAGCTGCGCCCCCTGCCGCCCGCCCCGATGGCGGTGCTCAAGCGCCTGGCCGACAAGCCCGGCCACGTCGTCTCCCGCGCCGATCTGCGGACCGTGCTGCCCGGCAGCGTCGCCCGCGACTCCGCCGAGCACGCCGTCGAGATGGCGATCACCCGCCTGCGCCGCGCGCTCGGCCCCGCCGGCATCGTCGAGACCGTGGTCAAGCGCGGCTACCGGCTGGCCTGCCAGTACGAGGCGGGCGCCTGA
- the def gene encoding peptide deformylase: MTVLPIRTFDDPLLRTVAEPVRDFDRELRRLVKALTATMRAGAGRAGLAAPQVGEPLRVVVYDYDGRAGHLVNPRLELSERRVVADEACLSAPGVWWPLERSYMVTARGRDMFGKSVTVRALGVLARVLQHEADHLDGVLFSDHLEAGERERFLAAALPSG; this comes from the coding sequence GTGACGGTCCTGCCCATCCGCACGTTCGACGATCCGCTGCTGCGCACGGTGGCCGAGCCGGTCCGCGACTTCGACCGGGAGCTGCGGCGCCTGGTGAAGGCGCTGACCGCGACGATGCGGGCGGGCGCCGGCCGCGCCGGTCTGGCCGCCCCGCAGGTGGGCGAGCCGCTGCGGGTGGTCGTCTACGACTACGACGGCCGCGCGGGGCACCTGGTGAACCCGCGCCTGGAGCTGTCGGAGCGGCGGGTGGTGGCCGACGAGGCATGCCTGTCCGCGCCGGGCGTGTGGTGGCCACTGGAACGTTCCTACATGGTCACCGCGCGTGGCCGCGACATGTTCGGCAAGTCCGTGACCGTGCGGGCGCTCGGCGTGCTGGCGAGGGTGCTGCAGCACGAGGCCGACCACCTCGACGGGGTGTTGTTCAGCGATCACCTCGAAGCGGGCGAGCGGGAACGGTTTCTGGCCGCCGCGCTGCCGTCAGGCTGA
- a CDS encoding WhiB family transcriptional regulator, which produces MSMMMLDWTRRAACLDLDPELFFPITMEGPSQSQVEQAKDVCHGCPVREPCLEYALSTRQAYGVWGGTDPDQRRELSLTAARRPETVPARPLRGDR; this is translated from the coding sequence ATGAGCATGATGATGCTCGACTGGACCCGCAGGGCCGCCTGCCTCGACCTGGACCCGGAGTTGTTCTTCCCGATCACCATGGAAGGGCCGAGCCAGTCACAGGTCGAGCAGGCCAAGGACGTCTGCCACGGCTGCCCCGTGCGGGAGCCGTGCCTGGAGTACGCGCTGAGCACCCGCCAGGCGTACGGCGTGTGGGGCGGGACCGACCCCGACCAGCGCCGGGAGCTCAGCCTGACGGCAGCGCGGCGGCCAGAAACCGTTCCCGCTCGCCCGCTTCGAGGTGATCGCTGA